Genomic segment of Sarcophilus harrisii chromosome 4, mSarHar1.11, whole genome shotgun sequence:
CAGTTTTGTCTCTAGCCCTCTAGTTCCACTATGCCTTGAAGACTTGCTATGATCTCCAAGCTCTGTCTCAGGCTGCTTCAAAGGTCTCTGCAAAGGATTTAGTAACATGTCTGGCATAtaaataatatgcaaatatttatatttatatataataacatatataaatatataatttatatttatatcaaatatttatatttgattgctGATTGAAAGTCAGTAAATcatataacaaacatttattaaatacttatgtgccaggcactgtgctgaaggTAGAAAGGCAAAATCATAGTCTCTACACTAAACGAGCTCATATcctaatggggaaagaaaaaggaaagaagtatttattaagcacttactgtatattgctaagtactgtgttaagtgctttttaaatattaCCTTACCTGATTCTCAGGGCAAGTTAGGGTGCTGGTATCAATCCCCATtctaaggaaattaaggcagtcaggggctaagtaacttgcccagggtcacccagttaataaatgtctgaggctggatttgaactcatgcctaATCTAACTTTgtagtccagtgttctatccactgccccaatTAGAAAGCTCATGACAGATTAAGATGGAGGAAACAATATGCAACACCAAGTTGGTGTGGTTTGTAGACATGTGGAGGGGAGATAAGTAAAAGAAAACCTGAAAGGTAGGAGGAGACCAGGTTgtaaaaggttttaattttttgtttgtttttttgctctttggaagcaatcaaggttaagtgacttgcccaaggtcacacagctagtagtgtttgagatcaaatttgaattcagatccttctgactccaagtcaggAGTGCCACCTAGCCACTAGTAAAAACCAAACACAGCATTTTTATGTTGCTACGGCAAATAATAGGAGCCACTAGTGTTTACTGAGCAGAGGACATGATATTAGCAGTCCTAGTGCTTTAGATATTATCTTAGCACCCaagtggaggatagattggaattAGAAGAGACTGGAAGCAGTGATATCTACCAGAAGGCATAAGcagtttctatttttgttatttttactaattttaagGAGCATGAGGAGAAACCACAGAGttgtgttatttttcttattagtgatttggaacaaatcatttttttggcaataatttccaatttttcttttgaaaatggcttgtgatctttgatcatttatctattgggaaatggtcttgattttaattatttctgctcatttagaggaaactgaggtccagataagtgacttatttaaagtcacacagctaataattagcAGAGCTGTCTGGTGTGAAGACTTTTTGGCAATTGTCTATCTGTCCCTTCTGATTGATGAAGGCCCAGAGGATAGGATGTTTGCAGGGTACAATATAAAAGGCATTAAAATTGGACTCAGAGGATCTGGCTTTGCTGCTTACTATCTAGATAACTTTGGATAAGTCATCTGACAAATTGGTAcatcagttttcacatctgtgaaatgaaggatttggatcaaagcttcttaaactgtgggtcacaaacCTCTGTGGGGTCTAGTAACTGAATGTAAGGggtgtgaaattatgatttattaacaataaatgtttgatttgtatacctattttatatgcctaatTCCCAGGgtcaaataaaaattccttgggtgaaaaggagtcaGCAGTGGgagaagtttaagaagccctataaATGACCTCTGAGACTCCTTCAAACTCTGAGCACCCTCATTCTGTGGGAGAGAGGTCTCCCAAAGGAAGGCAATTGAGGACCACCTTTGGCCCCAATATCTCTGCTCAGAGGAAGGGTCCTCCTTGAACATCCCAAGAGGAACAATTGCAGCTACCCCCAGGgtaaaaagggaggagagattcTGGAGAATACCAAAAGTCAGGAGGGTGGACTGAGGAATATGGAGAAAAGCCCCAGAATTCAGGTGAATATCCTACTCCTAACGCTCCCAGATTCAAAGTAGTCATTTCCAGGGATTTTCCTTCCTTGAAACACAGACCTATTAATATCTCCACCAGTGTGAAGGGCAGTGCCTGAAACAAGTGAAGACCACAAAAACATAGAAAGCTCATCCAGAGCAGCCACAtttgttctccttccctccaGAGAGAAAGATAACTCAATATCCCCTGAGAATAGATCCCTTATGAACATTTTTTGTCTTCCCAGACACATGGAGGTATAGTGGGGAGCACTTCTGGAGTGAGAAGGCCTGGCTTTGAGTAGTTCTGGCTCTGCCACTAACAATAGGTGATCTTGAGtaagatcacacagtcagtaagtgtctgggtcaaaatttgaacccaggtcttccttccCATTATACCAAAATGCCTCTCTGGGGAATTATGATCTGCATGGATATGGAGTTCCCACACTGGGAATTCTTGCAGCTGAAATGACCATATTTCTTAGCATTATCTGAGTATTATTTTCAATCCATGGACTAATAACGTTGATGACATAATTCCTCTTTCACAGTTTTGCTTTAGGATCTTCTGTCTGTTTTTGGTGGAAAGGTTAGAGAGGTATGGTCTGGCTTCTTCCACTACACAGCAGCTCCTTAGTGGTAGTTACTCCCATCCCACTACCTCACCAAATTCAAAAGTCTCTGAAAAGAGAACCTGTAGAAGCCTGGGCAGTTGTCTTTTCCTTTCACTGGATCCTCTCCATCTTTTACCCTGTCCCACATATACATCCAAACACAATCTGTTACCAAGTATAGGATTCGGTACCCAAGGGATGCTCAATGTCATGGATTAAATGACATAAAAGTGCTTCTTTCTAGCAGGCAGGATTGAAGGTTATACAGGGAGGGAAAAGTTCTACTTTAAGAGTTGTCAGGTACAAGGATAAAAATTGCAGTACTCTTAGACCAAGACTGTCATTAATTCATATCTGAGAAGGTATAGGTATAGTCTTGCCTAGAGGCtggggaaagggaaatggaaaggaaagggaccaggATGGGGAAGTGGTGGGGGGAGAGTGGGTGGACAAAATGATCTCCCTAGACCATGAAGACATTAAGACTAATTTTTAGACAGGCAGCTTTTTTTCAATCTGGAAATGTACTTTAAAAGTCTTTCTCTTTGTTGTCCATAAATACAAGGCAGTCTGTTCCCCATGGGTCTTTGTTCTGAGTCACTCCTTTCTCTTAGGGTTTCCATGGGTCTGAGATTTTGTCAGAGCTTATATTAAGCACACTGGAAAACACTAGATTCAATCACTCAGCTTCATCCTCCAGCCCAATTCCGAAGGAGGATTGGAATTTGTCAAGCAAAGCATGTGGGGGCGGTGTCCAATCTTCCCCAGGTACAACAGTCCAAGTTCAAGGAGTCCGCCTCTGCTGATCAGACCATGGAGCTGGTGCCTTGGAGCCTCTGGAACAGCTGTGGGAGCCAAGAATAATTATTGCAGACAATGGCAAGAGAGTGGATTCAATATCCAGGTTATTATCAAGGCTGGCCTTGAAAGTCAGCTGGAGTGCTAGGCACAGATGGCGAGGGGGCAGAGAGAAATGGAAACCCTGGCTGGATCAAGGCTATGGCATTCTCCCTATGCCTCCTAAGCACTCAGTCTGTACCAGGTGCTACAGAGAAGAGACTGAGTCCCAGGAACTGACTGTAAGATAAACCTAAATTATTCTCTTCTGAGGAGCATCTAGGATTGTTTTTAGGTGAATCCATATAGGATTGTGTGCTATAGAATTTCTTATTTCCAATCACATATGGGTAAGCTCCCAAACCATAACTCTTCTCATTGATTGCACCTACTCTATTCTTTCTGTCACTCTACTTAGAGTTTAGTTAAAttatgaatgagtgaatgaagtGAATCAAAAAAAGTCCTCTTTTCTCACCTTGTAATTAGTACCAATTTTTTCTGTGATTACTGACTATCTTTCCTTTGTTCTCCACTTTGAACAAGTGCTCTAAACCCTATATTATTCAACATGTGGACATGGAAAAACCAACTCATAAATCAGTTCTATCTGCTCAAAGCTACTAGTATCAGCCCATCTGACTCCTATTACTTCCAAAGCAGCATCCAGTGTGGCTCTGCAAGACCTTTCTTAGTCTGTCATCAAATCAACTCCTGAAATTACATCTCTCTCATGAAAGCCTTCTCTGTTTAACTCAGCCCAAAAACTGAGCTCCTATAGTTGCTCTCCCTAGTCTCCTTAACTTTCTTAATCTTGATCCAtataaaagcacaaaataaaagtaaattaaatgaataaatatttccaaaaatacaaaatacctaGAATAACAGACTAATAAGTAGAACATTTAAACAAATCAATCTAAGAAACAAAAACTGAACAACATATAAATGAATTCccaaaggaaaaccaaaaaaggtCCTGATTAAATTATAAACAGACTCAACCAAATATTCAAAGGACAATgaactataattttaaataaataatttgcaaAAATTTGCATAGGAGATCTTACCAAACTCCTTCTATGAGACAATTATGATCCTCACCTCAAACCAGGAAAGgataaatcagagaaagaaaataatttatattcttaattaatatcaatgcaaaaatattagcaaagaaattacaataatatatttaaaatattattcactATGACCAAGTtagatttatgccaggaatgaaAAGAtagctcaatattaggaaataataaacataatagacCACATTAACAGCAAAACCAGTTGAAAATCTCAATTgtatcaataaattttttttaaaggttgttgACCAATTAGAGTAGTTATTTGTGTTAACACAAAAAgcagaggaataaatggacttttccttaatgaGACAAACAATAGTTAATAAAAGAGTTAGTATTATTTGTATTGGAAAAACAATGAAAGCCTTTCTAATGAGGACAAAGGCAAAGAAGGACTACCATTGTCACTGCTATTATATGTTGTAGTTGTAAGAAAAAGCAACCTTAgcattaagaaaaggaaaagaaattgagggaagagACATTGGCAAAGAGGAGACAAAAGTCATTTTTGTCTGAAAATCATATGATAAGGGGAAGCTAGTTGgcccaatggatagaacaccggccctggagtcagaggatgtgagttcaaatgcagcctcagacatttaacactaactgtgtgaccctggacaagtcacttaaccctaattgcctcaccaaaaaaagaaagggggaaaaaggtaaaaaaatactatatagttaacaaaaaataaaaaaccaaccTATAACATCAGCAAAGTagcagaatatgaaataaattcacaagtcatcagtatttctatttcttatactACTTATACCATTAACAAATATCAGctggaaaaggtagaaaaagaaatacatttaatgtATTAAATACATTAACAAATGGGGATCAAAAACTATATAACACTgcataaataaaggaaaacaaataattgaagagattttaattgtttctataataaaaataatgttactACCTAAATTAAATTATGTGTTAATGCCACGTCAATTAAACAACCAAGttatttatagagctagaaaaatattaaactctcttaggatcatagatattGTATCAAGAGACTATCTGATCTAGTaccaacattttacagataagaaaattgaaattcatgggggttaaatgacttgctcaaaatcataaATGTAGCCAGTGTCAGAGGTTAAATTTGAATATGGGACCAATGACTCCAAACCAGGGATCTTTTCTATCATgttcatcctccctccctcctcctcctcttcctcatttttctcctcctccttcccctcctcctcctccccctcctcctcctcttcctcttcttcctcttcttcctcctcctcctcctctttctcctcttcctcctccttcttctttatctcgttctcctccttttccttcccctcctcctcctcctcctctttcttcttcttcctcttctctctttccctcccaccccctttctctttcttcttctccttcctgtaAAGTCAATAGAGCATTATGAGAACTAGAGAAGACAGGTTCTGGAACCAGAAAGCTTGTGATGAGGCAGAAACACTATTTGctttgaaatcagaggacctggatttcaGTCTTAGCTCTCCATTTTGCTACCTGCATTTTACTCTACTGACCCCtctaagccttagttttctcatctgtaaaaggagagtaGACTAGATGATTCCAAAGGTCCTCTCCAACCCTACACTCTGTATATTCATAGTTCTtgttctgctacttactatctgGATGACCTTTGTCTAGCCAATTATCTTTTCTGGACCTATTTCTCTGCAAATAACCATACCTGCTCTTGTATGTCAATAAGATAATATGGTTAACAATCTGTAGAGTGTCAACTTTaagatttccttcctttctcttctttaatggCCTCTACTTCTGGCCTCCCATCAAATCTCCCTGTCTTCATGAAGATCCTAATTTCATCTCTTTCATGAGGCTATCTTTGGCTGattgaaagaaatagaatgacATTCCTGATGCTACCCTGGAGAGAAGTGAAATTCCCAAGATGGACTTTGCACCAGCCACTGTCACACAAAAAGAGTTAGGAAGTGGCTTATTTATGTTTATGATTCCATCGGTCCCCTACATCACTGAAGTGACAACTCCCAGAGAGAAGGGTCACTTTAGTGAACAGTCTAACACTGCATGTATTTTAAATCTAATTGGTTTCTGGGTGTTAAGGGAAGTAATCCCAGGCCCTGGGAGCAGGGACAGAGGTAGAAGGAGGTGGAACAGGAAAGGGAAGTGCTTCTTTGCTTGTCCAACCATTTAACTATGTGACTTACCGAACTGAGAAATGGAATGTTAGAAGCTAGGAATCCAAAAGCAACTGGGAAAAAACCcctgaaaaataagagaaaagagttAATGACAATATAAAAGGATATTGGGCAAGAATGGAGAAAACCATAATAGAATGGAAAAGCATTAGATTTAGCATTTAGATTTAGACTTGAAGAgttggattcaaactcaagttgtATTTCTTCCCACCTATAAAGTAACTTGACATCTCTGGCTCCTTGTCCCCGtgtgtaaaaatgaatgtatgcTGGCAATGATTATTCTACagaacaaataatgaaacattCTCAATCCTCGTGGCAGAAAGGCAAGGGGCTGTTATGACAAGAGATTGAATAGCTTGAATAGGACTGAGCATTGTGGAGAGCATTTTTGCTCATCTTTCTTTATTACAAGGGAGAGTATAAATCTGGTGGTAGTGGCAGCGGTGATGATAGTGGTGGtggatggtgatgatggtggtagtggtgaagGTTGTCTATAGGTATTTCCCTGGAGAAAAGACCCTGAATCAGGACTGGATGTTGCATCGCAGAGGGGATGTATGCAGCATCCAGATATTGGGCTGGCTTGGATATCCAATAagatttacagctggaagggGTCTCGGCATATGATCACTAGCTCAGAGATTTAAGGTCATAGACTgtaatttagagctggaagagaccttcagAGCCATCtagtcttccttttccaaataagGAGACGGGGCTTccaggggttaaatgatttgctcaaggccCCTCAGCAGCAGAGAGGGCTAGACCTTGGGTTCTCTCACTCCAAACCCAGGGCTCTCTCCTTTATATATTCTGCAATCCACAGAACCCCAAACTCAGACTGCAGCAAACACAGTGGTTCCCATGGAAACTTAacccaagaaaaaaagagaaaggagaaagtccGTTGCTCTAAGCTCCACTCCCTGGGGTCTGGTGGCTTGGTATATGAGGTCCAGTGCTTTCATTTTCAATATCAGCACTAGGAAGCCAAAGATCGATCTAGGAATTCACAGCCCCATCTCATCTGGGGTCACCCAGCTTCTGGTAACTTTCCCCACCAGTATCCCTTTTACCTCCTCACTCAAACCTTTCTGTTCCAGGTAGACCACTTTCTCCCTGTCCTGTAATTCTTAGATATCAAAAACTGCTGCTTTGGGGACTGTTGGTCACTTAAATTCTCCCAGCTTGTTTCCTTATGTGTAAGATGAAGGGGTGGAAGTTAGAGGAATTCTAAGATCCCTTGCAGCTCAAAATCTATAGATTTTTATGAAGGATAGAAGTCCAATTCACTGATATATTTTATGGAGattcttcattcttcccttttcaggaaaaaaaatcaatatatttgcCCTCCTTGTATTCTAcaccttttctcttccccaagaTTTTTCCAAGATTGCTGACTGAAGCTTAGCAACCACatggtctttttaaatttttatttttttcttttttatcatctgTGCTTGTGGTTCGCCTGAGCCAGATGGATGACTAGAGTTTCCTAAATGTCAACTAGTCATCAACTCATTTATCCTGGGATTCCATTCCTACTGGCCATTTTTGTACTATCTTGCCCAGACCAAAGAGGATTCTCATTGGCAGAAGAAATagtggaaaaacaaataaagtaGTTTAGCTTTCTTATCATCATCCATAATCATTACTCTATTCACTATAAGAAGTGGttccatctcttttttccttctctctatcaATTCTGTTTGTTTTGTACAAGGTTTAATTTCTTAGTCATGAGTCCTATTCTTCTGAGTCTCACTGATAACCATGAGGTTAAATGTCTGTCCACGTCCTAGGCTCTCTATGAGTAATTaagtggcactgtggatagagagctgggtctagagtcagaaaaactagCTGGGCaagtaaccctgggcaagtcatttaacctcagtttcctcatctgtaaaatgaactagagaaaataaatgtcaaaccattccagtatctttgtaaaaaaaaaaaaaccacctcaaaacccaaatgaaattataagGAGTTGAACCCAACTGAACACCTAAAGTCTCAAGTTTACTCCATTTACTATTCCATACTTTGTACATTTGTACATAGACATCTAAGGTCATAGGTTTTACTGATGTCTCTCTTAAAAATTGTATTctataatttggaactcaaaaattaaaaaaatgttaaaatgtttttgtttatgtataactgagaaaaataaaattaaatataaaaattatatttcctaCTACATTGGCCTGCTCTTCTGTTTTCTTCCAATGTTGTTGCTATTTTCTAGGTTAGCTAACAGCAGATCTTTTCTGGGCAGTATTagcccttcctccctttctctgcaTAAAGCTCTCTTGATCAGATTTGAAAAACTCTTAGTGAATGTTTTTAATTGGCCCTTCTCAGATGCATGCCATCTCCATACAAAATCCCAGCATTTCTGTGTCTTAAATATTGATCCAGAAATGCAGATTCCATTTTCTGACACTGTCTTTTTAGTCCAATCTGTGGTTCCCTTTcaaaactgcttttttttcttttggagttctttcctctctatcctactctttttttttttttttttttttttttggtcaaggaCTTAGTTATGCTTTCTGGGTTGCCTCTAGTGATTCTTGTGCCCCCATCACTAGATTTATTTGGAAAGCCTCAGAAAACTCCTGTGTCATGTTCTGAATATGTTCTAGAGAAACAGCAGACTCCCTAtgtattttcatgttgtctcctcttGAAGGATAGGGGCTCTTCATGTTTTTAATGTGGGACGAGGCTCCCAGTGGATGCCTGTATTGCTGATGGTTTGAATGAGCAACTGCATTGTAGGACATTGTAGTGCCCTAGAAAGAGCACTAGGGACTGGGAGTAAGAAGACCTGGAATCTagctctgtctctgcctctcacTATGTATGTGACTATTAAACAATccacttcatctctctgagcctcagttctcAGAGCTATAAAATGGACATCATAATCCTGCCTTGCTTATCTCATAGGGCTAATACTGGTGAGAACTATTATTTtgatagtgctttaaagtttgcaaaggagTATACATATATGGTCTCAtttgatgcttttaaaaacttcatagtattgttatataaaataaaggtttATTATTCTTGTCTTAtagtcaaagaaactgaggccaagggtTGCCAtggttcaattattatttttatgctatTGATTCCCAGATCTGTAAATCCAGCCCTGGTATCTTTCCTGAGCTCTAGCCTCACATCAAATGCCTTTGGAAcacctcaaactcaacacatCCAAATCAGAACCCAATCTCCCCTCTTCTAAATATCCCTGTTACTTCTGAGGGCACCATCATCCTCCCCCAGACTCACTAtttaaatatcactttttttttgctcatctcATATATCAGTGATTCACCAAgtattaagggcttactatgtaTAGTGTGCTAAGTTCTGAGAAGGCAAAAAAGGCCGTTTTCAATGgcctcatattctaatgggagagataccATATAAGATTTTTTACATCTAAAATAAATACTGAGTAATTAGaaggtaatttcagagggaaaatgATGAGAGGAACTGGGAAAGAACACCCCTGGAAGATGGGACTTGAACTTAGTCTTGAAGAAGATCAGGAAGgtcaggaggtagagatgaagataTGGGAGACAGGAAGGAGAAATGTCCAAAGTTGGGAGGTGAAGGGTCTTGTGCAAGAAATGGCAAGGAGATGGGTGTTGCTAGGTCATGGAGGGGAATAAGGAGTAAGAacactggaaagataggaaggaagcaggttgtgaaggactttagaGGCCAGATGGAGAATTTTATAATTGATCCTGATGGTGCTAGGGAGCCAGGGTATGtagcactcaataaatgcatgttgactgactgactcaaAATTCAGCACTCTAAACAAAGCACTAGGTCACCTGTTTTTGGTATTATCAGATGAGAAATTGGGTAAAAATGCTCCTTACTCAAAAATAACATGGAGATACAGGCTATCATAgactgattaattgattgaaatgGGGCTTGTTCTTCtacaattttgttgttcagttacatccaactcttcatgatcttatttgaggttttcttagcaaagatgctggagtggtttgccatttccttctccagatcatttgccTGTTGAAGATATTAGCTTGAAAAAAACCAAGGTCTCCCATGTCACCCAGGGCCAagatctccagtcatcctgatctatacctggccactggacccagatggctctggagagaaagtgagacaggtgaccttgcacagcttccctcacttaaatccaattcacttgcatgtcctagcgtcacctccctgatgtcacggtCCTTTTAGAGAACAAAgggcaaataaaaacaacagatgaagaaactgaagtaaacaggtaaagtgacttgtccagggtgacatAACTAAtaggtgtctgagaccaaatttgaactccacTCTTCCTGCACTCTAGCTAACTCTACTTTTTATAGTGTTGCACAAAAGCTGGTAGTTGCTTTTTGATTCTTAGTCTAAGTCTAAAAGAGACAGACAttgacaaagacacagagaaacacagggTCAGAGacatagatacagagacagagaaggtgAGACTTCAGTTACCATCCCTATCTCCTCTGCACCAGAAATTTGGACTCCATACCAGGAAAAGCCCCAGACTCTGAGAAGTGTGAGTGTTTATTTTCCCAAGTCTTCATCTTCCTGGCTACTAGCTCCAAACCATGGcaggaacatatatatatatagctatctCTTTTTTAGGTCCCTTTTATCTGGGGTCTAGACACACTAGAATTAGCTCCTTGAGGATCGGGGCTATCTTGTTTGTATTTGGAATATagtgaacacttaataaatactttcatcACCTAtcactttctctctgtgtatgtttGCCTGCCTTCTGTCTCTGTGACTCtcactctccatctctctgtctctgtctctctttgtctctgtcactctgtttCTGCCTCCATGTGTCTCTGTCTAAATCGtgttctgtctctgtttctgtctctgtctgtttctttatgtctctgtctcaaactctctttgtctctgcctccctctcccctccaatTCTTGCCAGGAAAAGTCCACTCACCTGAAAAGGTTGATAAAACCATAAGTCTCCAGGGCCATCCCCAAAAGAGGCCAGCGCATGAGGACAATTATCACACCCCCGAGGAAGAAACTTGTCCCCTTCAGTTTGTGCCATTGGAAGAAAAATCCAAAAGTCCTTCTCAAACCAATGATGAAGGAGAGACCACAAAGGAATAATAtctatggagaagagagaaaagattcaTGGAGTGGGGATACAGAACAGATCACTGACGACTGAGCCTTAGCTTAGGGATTGTacatcaggatttttttttgtcttcttaggGGCAGAGGGAGAAAATACTGGAAGGACTGAAACAGGCATGTGGTAAAGTCCTAAAAAATCTTTAGGAAGAGGAAAAACCTCAGTTGGACTGGTCTAGATGGGAGGGAAAGACCTTTTTTGCATCAGGGAAATGTACAAGATAGCCTTTTAAGggttaatttttaataatatatgtattttatatatgtcatataatacatatatcatatattatatatgtcatataatattatatatatatttgttcttcCTAATTCTTCCTAAATTTTCACAGATAAAATTTAATTGCTCATTACACGTTCCCTAGGAAACAGGTGGAGATGtttctactcattttatagagaagacagttgaaattcagaaaaattaaataattttgccAAAGATCACCGAGCAAGCAAATAGCTGAAATGGGTTGGACAGCCAGGTCA
This window contains:
- the GOLT1A gene encoding vesicle transport protein GOT1A codes for the protein MISVSEWQKIGMGIMGFGIFFILFGILLYFDSVLLAFGNILFLCGLSFIIGLRRTFGFFFQWHKLKGTSFFLGGVIIVLMRWPLLGMALETYGFINLFRGFFPVAFGFLASNIPFLSSLFQRLQGTSSMV